A genomic window from Silene latifolia isolate original U9 population chromosome Y, ASM4854445v1, whole genome shotgun sequence includes:
- the LOC141630589 gene encoding protein FAR1-RELATED SEQUENCE 5-like has translation MDVEGTSELGDYTDAIVPALSNDIAQSSSHLACIDAGSPIIETTSKERIPVCAPELKPVLGMVFDKLEDGLEFYKTYAANSGFKMRKSTQQNIDGVVMTKYCVCSKAGESKPRGKVKKRQRTKISCSANIFFRGNDKGQYVIADFHEGHNHLLSTPNTVVHLTESRELTLIHKTMIVENSKVNKGHVQSFRMFKEYVKGYQNVGASLKDFKNFWRDVKKFIKGYDAQMMIENFMQKKAMCSSYYFYFDVDDRGRLSRVCWFDPIAIKNYSLFGDMTSFDTTFNMNTYKMILAPFTGVDHHKKCVTFGAGLIRKETDEDFVWLFRNFLSSMSNKYHVCIITDQDRGIKVGVKAVFGNKTQHRYCMWHIMKKLPDKFGSTLYRETNFMKELRSCVWVEDIEPTEFEERWCSVVSSYGLSDNEWLDAMFDKRASWIPSYFRDLFMGGLMRTTSRSESEDSFFGNFMNPNLTLVEFLMRFESAMEAQRWKQSKLIAESKNSFPDLETPHPLEKHASEFYTPVIFSEFKDEWKAACFTCGVKIIGSATSDNIPIIDREKDKVYYVNFISDEMKLNCSSKKFERHGILCRHALYVLKEQGLNNVPNQYLLSRWSKLATCQPICNNVPHTLIEDCNALYKPEYVDELMGILKGFKDKIHAQNSTTECSSSSNTGDRLRNKTRELEMLLGTKIPAEVVVLPPIQSKTKGPGKRMISQKEKATKEHKKVPRKWNACGELGFHDSRNCPGRA, from the exons ATGGATGTTGAGGGTACTAGCGAATTGGGGGATTATACTGATGCGATTGTTCCAGCTCTTAGCAATGATATCGCGCAATCATCATCTCATCTAG CGTGTATAGATGCAGGCTCACCAATCATCGAAACAACCTCAAAGGAAAGAATACCTGTATGTGCGCCAGAATTGAAGCCTGTTTTGGGTATGGTTTTTGATAAACTAGAAGATGGGCTAGAATTCTATAAGACTTATGCTGCTAATTCTGGATTTAAAATGAGGAAGTCGACACAACAAAACATAGATGGGGTGGTGATGACTAAGTATTGTGTGTGTAGTAAGGCTGGTGAAAGTAAACCTAGAGGAAAGGTAAAAAAGAGGCAGAGGACTAAGATTTCTTGTAGTGCAAATATTTTTTTTCGAGGAAATGATAAAGGACAATATGTAATTGCTGACTTTCATGAAGGTCACAACCACCTTCTCTCAACTCCAAACACAGTGGTGCATTTGACCGAGTCACGAGAACTAACCCTTATACATAAAACTATGATTGTTGAGAATTCTAAAGTGAATAAGGGGCATGTGCAAAGCTTCAGGATGTTTAAAGAGTACGTGAAAGGATATCAAAATGTAGGGGCATCACTCAAGGATTTCAAAAATTTTTGGAGAGATGtgaaaaaatttattaaagggtATGATGCACAAATGATGATTGAAAATTTCATGCAAAAGAAAGCCATGTGTAGTTCTTACTACTTTTATTTTGATGTTGATGACCGTGGACGACTATCTAGGGTATGTTGGTTTGACCCTATAGCTATAAAGAATTACAGTCTCTTTGGTGATATGACATCTTTTGACACGACATTTAATATGAACACATATAAAATGATACTTGCACCTTTCACGGGGGTTGATCATCATAAAAAATGTGTGACATTTGGAGCAGGACTTATAAGAAAAGAGACTGATGAGGATTTCGTATGGTTGTTTCGGAATTTTCTGAGCTCAATGAGTAATAAGTATCATGTGTGCATAATTACTGACCAAGATAGAGGCATAAAAGTAGGAGTAAAAGCAGTGTTCGGGAACAAAACTCAGCatagatattgcatgtggcatatcatgaaaaAACTGCCTGACAAGTTCGGATCTACGCTCTATAGAGAAACTAACTTCATGAAAGAGTTGCGCTCCTGTGTTTGGGTAGAAGACATCGAACCGACTGAGTTTGAGGAACGGTGGTGCTCAGTTGTATCCTCATACGGGCTGTCTGACAATGAATGGTTAGATGCGATGTTTGACAAAAGGGCTTCTTGGATCCCATCATatttcagggatttatttatgggTGGACTAATGAGAACCACGTCCAGATCTGAGTCCGAGGATAGCTTTTTCGGAAATTTCATGAACCCAAACTTAACGTTGGTTGAGTTTCTTATGAGGTTTGAAAGCGCTATGGAAGCTCAACGATGGAAACAGTCCAAATTAATTGCCGAGTCAAAAAACTCCTTCCCTGATCTAGAAACACCTCACCCTTTGGAAAAGCACGCTTCTGAGTTCTACACTCCAGTGATATTTTCTGAATTTAAAGATGAGTGGAAAGCTGCCTGTTTCACCTGTGGTGTTAAAATTATAGGGAGTGCTACCAGTGACAACATTCCCATTATTGATCGTGAAAAAGATAAGGtttactatgttaattttattTCTGATGAGATGAAATTGAACTGCTCCAGCAAAAAGTTTGAGAGACATGGAATTTTGTGCCGTCATGCGCTTTATGTGTTGAAAGAACAAGGCCTCAACAATGTTCCAAATCAGTATCTGTTAAGTAGGTGGAGCAAATTGGCAACATGTCAGCCGATTTGTAATAATGTTCCACACACTTTAATTGAAGATTGTAACGCATTATAT AAGCCTGAGTATGTGGATGAATTAATGGGCATTCTGAAAGGTTTCAAAGACAAGATACACGCACAAAACAGTACCACTGAATGTAGCAGTAGTAGTAACACGGGTGATAGACTGAGGAACAAGACTAGGGAGCTCGAAATGCTATTAGGAACAAAAATACCAGCAGAAGTGGTTGTCCTACCTCCTATTCAGTCAAAGACAAAAGGGCCTGGAAAACGAATGATATCCCAAAAGGAAAAGGCTACGAAAGAACACAAAAAAGTGCCCAGAAAATGGAATGCTTGTGGAGAATTAGGATTCCATGATAGTCGAAATTGTCCTGGGAGAGCATGA
- the LOC141630590 gene encoding uncharacterized protein LOC141630590 → MKLSHLIFADDLLLFSKGDAASMMTLLRSFSTFSKTTGLNMSKGKSNAYFNGVQAGLKQEILQISGMVEGSLPFRNLGVPIKTTRLSVLDCKPLIDKVVAKIRGLGARKLSYAGRLVLCLGKKACKPTSEGGLGLKNEVVWNRAAIRKLVWRIATKSDHLWVRWVNHIYIKGQNWETYNPPTNSSWYWKRICRVKTLLSEAYEQDLWVHQHHKVYTIAKGYDFLRDKGQEVSWQGLVWNKWSVPKHSFFAWVYHHNNLNTMEKLYRVNISEEDTCLICRKGTESRDHLFFSCPYSRRVVTKVGEWLGIQIPSYDLISWILVATGSKLRKGVVNAVINACLYHLWQQRNQSRIDLTLNHPCTVASRIIEEMQNRVMAIIKQPIKEKDRSFVSRIERRGRSS, encoded by the exons ATGAAACTGTCCCACCTTATTTTCGCGGATGATCTTTTGTTGTTTAGTAAGGGTGATGCTGCATCTATGATGACTTTGCTTAGATCTTTCTCAACTTTTTCCAAGACAACAGGGCTTAACATGAGCAAGGGAAAGTCAAATGCTTATTTTAATGGGGTCCAGGCTGGTCTGAAGCAGGAAATCCTTCAAATCTCAGGAATGGTAGAGGGAAGTTTGCCTTTCAGGAACCTAGGGGTCCCCATTAAAACTACTAGATTAAGTGTTCTTGACTGCAAGCCCTTAATTGATAAAGTGGTTGCCAAAATAAGGGGTCTGGGGGCAAGGAAACTATCCTACGCAGGAAGACTGGTCCTG TGTCTTGGGAAAAAAGCCTGTAAACCAACATCTGAAGGAGGTTTGGGGCTCAAGAATGAGGTGGTCTGGAATAGGGCAGCAATAAGGAAGCTCGTATGGCGGATTGCTACTAAATCTGACCACCTGTGGGTCAGATGGGTTAACCATATCTACATAAAAGGGCAAAACTGGGAGACGTATAATCCCCCTACCAACTCAAGTTGGTATTGGAAGAGGATTTGTAGGGTCAAGACGCTACTCAGTGAGGCTTATGAACAAGATTTATGGGTTCATCAGCATCACAAAGTGTACACCATTGCTAAAGGATATGATTTCTTAAGGGACAAAGGTCAGGAGGTGTCATGGCAAGGACTGGTTTGGAACAAATGGTCCGTCCCAAAACACAGTTTCTTTGCTTGGGTTTATCATCACAACAACTTGAACACGATGGAAAAATTATATAGAGTGAATATAAGTGAAGAGGATACCTGTTTGATCTGCAGAAAAGGCACAGAATCGAGGGATCATTTATTCTTCAGCTGTCCTTACAGTAGGAGGGTGGTTACGAAGGTAGGAGAGTGGCTTGGTATCCAGATTCCATCCTATGATCTTATTTCCTGGATATTAGTTGCTACGGGATCCAAGCTCAGGAAAGGCGTGGTTAACGCAGTCATTAATGCATGTCTATACCACCTTTGGCAACAACGAAATCAGAGTAGGATTGATCTGACTCTGAATCATCCGTGCACAGTAGCGAGCCGAATAATAGAGGAGATGCAGAATAGAGTTATGGCAATCATCAAACAACCGATAAAGGAGAAGGATAGGAGCTTTGTTAGCCGGATTGAGAGAAGAGGAAGGAGCTCATGA